From Prevotella melaninogenica, the proteins below share one genomic window:
- the dnaA gene encoding chromosomal replication initiator protein DnaA, protein MNVSPKNLWDSCLQLIKENVTEQQFDTWFRPIVLQSYKPASKTLLVQVPSQFVYEYLEGHYVDLLRKVLTRVFGQGVQLTYRVMIDQENHLSQDLEQDTVEDISSQRPTARANQSPTVLDTVPQDLDSQLDPHKSFSNYVEGDSNKLPRSIGLSIAEHPNTTQFNPMFIYGPSGCGKTHLVNAIGLRAKQLYPQKRVLYVSARLFQVQYTDSVRQNTTNDFINFYQTIDILIVDDIQEWVTATKTQDTFFHIFNHLFRNGKRIILASDRPPVDLKGMNDRLLTRFSCGLIAELEKPNVQLCVDILHSKIKRDGLNIPEDVVRFIAETANGSVRDLQGVINSLLAYSVVYNSNIDMRLAERVIKRAVKIDDEPLTIDDILDKVCSHYNVTMSAVNSRSRKKDIVMARQVSMYMAQKYTKMPASRIGKLVGNRDHSTVIHSCSKIEDRLKVDKGFHAEIASIENSFKLKA, encoded by the coding sequence ATGAACGTCAGTCCTAAAAATCTTTGGGATAGTTGCCTCCAGCTCATTAAGGAGAATGTGACCGAGCAGCAATTTGACACCTGGTTTCGTCCGATTGTTTTACAATCGTACAAGCCAGCATCAAAGACATTGTTAGTTCAGGTCCCAAGCCAATTCGTATATGAGTATTTGGAAGGTCATTACGTAGACTTACTACGTAAGGTGTTGACGCGTGTCTTCGGACAAGGCGTACAACTGACGTATCGTGTAATGATTGACCAGGAGAATCACTTGTCACAAGACTTAGAGCAGGACACCGTAGAAGACATCTCGTCACAGCGTCCTACTGCTCGCGCTAATCAGAGCCCAACCGTACTGGATACAGTGCCACAGGACCTCGATTCGCAGCTCGACCCTCATAAGTCATTCAGCAACTATGTTGAAGGCGACAGCAACAAACTCCCTCGTTCTATCGGTCTTTCTATCGCAGAACATCCTAACACAACACAGTTTAACCCAATGTTCATCTATGGACCATCGGGCTGTGGAAAGACTCACCTTGTTAATGCTATCGGATTAAGAGCGAAGCAACTCTATCCTCAAAAGCGTGTGTTATACGTGTCTGCACGTCTGTTCCAAGTACAGTACACCGATTCTGTACGACAGAATACTACCAACGATTTTATCAACTTCTATCAGACAATTGACATTCTCATTGTCGATGATATCCAGGAATGGGTTACTGCAACAAAGACGCAGGACACCTTCTTCCATATTTTCAACCACCTTTTCCGTAACGGAAAACGTATCATCTTAGCGAGCGACCGCCCACCTGTAGATCTCAAGGGTATGAACGACCGCCTGCTGACACGTTTCTCTTGTGGTTTGATTGCAGAGTTAGAAAAACCAAACGTACAGCTTTGTGTGGATATTCTCCATAGCAAGATTAAGCGTGACGGTCTTAATATTCCAGAGGATGTAGTGCGCTTCATCGCCGAAACTGCTAATGGCAGTGTGCGTGATCTTCAAGGTGTTATCAACTCATTGCTCGCTTACAGCGTCGTTTACAATAGTAATATTGATATGCGATTGGCTGAGCGTGTTATCAAACGGGCAGTGAAAATTGACGACGAACCGCTGACAATTGACGACATCTTGGATAAAGTATGCTCGCATTATAATGTCACGATGTCGGCAGTCAACTCTCGTTCTCGAAAGAAAGATATTGTGATGGCACGCCAAGTGAGTATGTATATGGCACAGAAATATACTAAGATGCCTGCAAGTCGTATCGGAAAGTTGGTTGGTAATCGTGACCACAGCACCGTAATCCACAGTTGTTCAAAGATTGAAGACCGTCTTAAGGTTGACAAGGGATTCCATGCTGAAATCGCAAGTATTGAAAACTCTTTTAAGTTAAAAGCATAA
- a CDS encoding MlaD family protein, whose product MQKFFTPQVRIAIVAILAIVVLFFGIQFLRGISLFSNDAHYKIKFNDITGLSTSTPVYARGFKVGIVRNIDYDYDKLGESITVDVDVEKTLRIPEGTTAEIVSDIMGNVKVVLQFGKSTKFLEPNGWIDGGINDGTLGDLKSMVPSIQKMLPKLDSILGSVNTLLADPALQSSVHNVDKITANLTTSTRELNTLLAQVNGSLPVMTAKAGRVMDNANGMMVNANKGITEARGAIRGANTMMSNLNNKVNGLDVEATMAKVNATLDNMNSLTAKLNSNEGTMGLMLNDASLYKNLNSTMRSADSLLTNLKAHPKRYVHFSIFGRKDK is encoded by the coding sequence ATGCAGAAATTTTTCACACCACAAGTAAGGATTGCCATCGTTGCTATACTTGCTATCGTTGTGTTATTCTTTGGAATACAGTTCCTAAGAGGTATTTCCCTCTTCTCGAATGACGCACATTACAAGATTAAGTTCAACGATATCACGGGCTTGTCTACATCAACTCCTGTCTATGCTCGCGGTTTCAAGGTGGGTATCGTTAGGAATATTGATTACGACTATGATAAGTTAGGCGAGTCTATCACAGTCGATGTCGATGTTGAAAAGACATTGAGAATCCCAGAGGGTACTACCGCTGAGATTGTTAGTGACATCATGGGTAACGTGAAGGTCGTACTACAGTTTGGCAAAAGCACGAAGTTCTTGGAGCCTAACGGATGGATTGACGGTGGTATTAATGATGGTACTTTAGGCGACTTGAAGAGTATGGTGCCTTCTATCCAGAAGATGTTGCCAAAGTTGGATAGCATCCTTGGAAGCGTAAATACACTCCTTGCCGACCCAGCTCTTCAGAGTTCGGTACACAATGTAGACAAGATTACAGCCAATCTTACTACTTCTACCCGTGAGCTTAACACCTTGCTCGCACAGGTTAATGGTTCTTTGCCTGTTATGACGGCAAAGGCTGGTAGGGTGATGGACAATGCCAACGGCATGATGGTGAACGCAAACAAAGGTATTACAGAAGCTCGTGGGGCTATCCGTGGCGCAAATACGATGATGAGCAACCTTAATAATAAGGTGAACGGACTCGATGTTGAGGCTACGATGGCTAAGGTGAACGCTACTTTAGACAATATGAACTCGCTCACAGCTAAGCTGAATAGCAACGAGGGTACAATGGGCTTGATGCTTAACGACGCCTCTTTGTACAAGAATCTTAATAGCACGATGCGCTCTGCAGATAGTCTTTTGACGAATCTCAAGGCACATCCAAAGCGTTATGTTCACTTCTCTATCTTTGGTAGAAAAGATAAGTAA
- a CDS encoding N-acetylmuramoyl-L-alanine amidase has product MFKKISLLLVFLVLSVGLSWAADGRFTLVIDPGHGGHDAGAIGAISKEKDINLNIALAFGRYVERNLPDVNVIYTRKTDVFIPLHQRADIANKAKADLFISVHTNSVASGRYVKGFQVYTLGMHRAKANLDVAMRENSVISMERGYQQTYQGFDPNSSESYIMFEFMQNANMERSVELARMIQNSVCSSAGRIDKGVHQAGFLVLRESYMPSCLIELGFITAADEEEYLNSPEGIDAMAKGIYNAFVQYKNAYDTRIVVPYRPVENKRIVIDRVVPTAPTTKPRPVAPIERSRSVAPVQRSRSTVPVEQPRSSTPAPPARPMNKVQEAKKRISDAIRELLPCNDTESKTSKAVPVFKIQVLASNRQLRSGSELFHGRTDIDCVQEGNFYKYFIGSSTNYNDISRLRGKLLKDFPQAFIIAYKNGVRMDVNQAIAEFLKNKKNK; this is encoded by the coding sequence ATGTTTAAGAAAATATCGCTTCTCCTTGTTTTCTTGGTCTTGTCGGTAGGCCTATCATGGGCTGCAGACGGACGGTTCACACTTGTTATTGACCCTGGTCATGGTGGTCATGACGCTGGTGCGATAGGTGCAATATCAAAGGAGAAGGACATCAACTTGAATATAGCTTTGGCTTTTGGTCGTTATGTTGAGAGAAATCTGCCAGATGTCAATGTGATTTATACCCGTAAGACCGACGTGTTTATCCCTTTGCATCAACGTGCAGACATCGCCAATAAGGCTAAGGCAGACCTTTTTATATCCGTACATACGAACTCTGTGGCGTCAGGTCGTTATGTAAAAGGATTCCAGGTGTACACCTTAGGTATGCACCGTGCGAAGGCTAACCTCGATGTGGCTATGCGAGAGAATAGCGTTATCTCAATGGAGAGAGGCTATCAGCAGACCTATCAGGGTTTTGACCCAAACTCCTCAGAGAGTTATATCATGTTTGAATTCATGCAGAATGCGAACATGGAGCGGAGTGTTGAGTTAGCTCGAATGATACAGAACTCTGTTTGTTCGTCTGCAGGACGTATTGATAAGGGTGTTCATCAGGCTGGTTTCCTCGTGTTGCGAGAGAGTTATATGCCAAGTTGTTTGATAGAGTTAGGCTTCATTACGGCAGCTGATGAGGAGGAATATCTGAACTCTCCAGAGGGTATAGATGCCATGGCAAAGGGTATTTACAATGCTTTTGTACAATACAAGAATGCCTATGACACACGAATCGTGGTGCCTTACCGTCCTGTTGAGAACAAGCGAATTGTGATAGATCGCGTTGTCCCAACTGCCCCAACAACTAAACCGCGTCCTGTTGCGCCAATAGAGCGTTCCCGTTCTGTGGCTCCAGTGCAGCGTTCTCGTTCTACAGTACCCGTAGAGCAACCACGTTCTTCCACCCCAGCACCCCCAGCTCGCCCTATGAATAAGGTACAAGAGGCGAAGAAGAGAATCTCAGATGCCATTCGAGAGTTGCTCCCTTGCAATGACACAGAAAGTAAAACATCAAAGGCTGTACCCGTTTTTAAGATACAAGTATTGGCTTCTAACCGTCAGTTAAGATCAGGTAGTGAGCTCTTTCATGGTCGTACAGACATTGATTGTGTTCAAGAAGGCAATTTTTATAAGTATTTTATAGGCTCCAGTACGAATTATAACGACATTTCACGATTGCGTGGAAAGCTCTTGAAAGACTTCCCACAGGCTTTTATTATTGCCTACAAAAACGGTGTACGTATGGATGTTAACCAAGCAATAGCAGAGTTTCTCAAGAATAAAAAGAATAAGTAA
- the folB gene encoding dihydroneopterin aldolase encodes MKLMTSYILLQGLHFHARIGVGEQERVVGNEYVLDLRLGYPFAKAMKSDDVADTLNYAEVFNVIREVMKQPARLLESVAGSIVEALCAAFPMLSSIDLKLVKLNPPMGADSDGAGVELHLINDKTED; translated from the coding sequence ATGAAATTAATGACAAGTTATATACTTCTGCAAGGTCTTCACTTCCATGCTCGTATCGGAGTAGGGGAGCAGGAGCGAGTGGTCGGTAATGAGTATGTTCTCGACCTGCGGTTAGGTTATCCGTTTGCAAAGGCAATGAAGAGCGATGATGTTGCTGACACGCTGAACTATGCAGAAGTATTTAACGTCATAAGAGAGGTAATGAAACAACCCGCTCGCCTGTTAGAATCCGTCGCTGGGTCCATTGTCGAGGCATTGTGTGCGGCTTTCCCAATGCTAAGTAGTATCGACTTAAAACTCGTGAAACTTAATCCTCCAATGGGTGCTGACAGTGATGGGGCAGGCGTGGAATTACACTTAATAAATGATAAAACCGAGGATTAG
- a CDS encoding adenosylcobalamin-dependent ribonucleoside-diphosphate reductase, with protein METKQTYSFDEAFQASLAYFGGDELAARVWVNKYAMKDSFGNIYEKSPEQMHWRIANEIARIENKYKNPLTAQEVFDLLDHFRYIIPAGSPMTGIGNNYQVASLSNCFVIGLDGNADSYGAIMRIDEEQVQLMKRRGGVGHDLTHIRPKGSPVNNSALTSTGLVPFMERYSNSTREVAQDGRRGALMLSVSIKHPDSEAFIDAKMEEGKVTGANVSVKITDEFMQAVVEDKTYVQQFPTNSSEPSVTKEISAKALWEKIVHNAWKSAEPGVLFWDTIIRESIPDCYADLGFQTVSTNPCGEIPLCPYDSCRLLSLNLYSYVIDPFTDHARFDMELFKRHAQLAQRLMDDIIDLEMEKIDLIMSKIKTDPQVDEVKSAEYHLWEKIKKKSCQGRRTGVGITAEGDMIAAMGLRYGTQEATDFSVDIHRTLALNAYRSSVTMAQERGAFEIYDAKREEKNPFILRLKEADGQLYEDMKKYGRRNIACLTIAPTGTTSLMTQTTSGIEPVFMPVYKRRRKVNPNDTDVHVDFVDEVGDSFEEYIVYHRKFLTWMEVNGIDTKKKYSQEEIDELVKRSPYYKATANDVDWLMKVRMQGEIQKWVDHSISVTVNLPNQVDEELVNKLYVEAWRSGCKGCTIYRDGSRSGVMISVSKKDKTKDEKPVDEEKVKDLNSAEEHHEHICNHPNVIEVRPKELECDVVRFQNNKEKWVAFVGLLEGYPYEIFTGLQDDEEGIALPKSVTKGKIIKQTAEDGSHRYDFQFENKRGYKTTVEGLSEKFNPEYWNYAKLISGVLRYRMPIDHVIKLVGSLQLKNESINTWKNGVERALKKYVVDGTSASGLKCPVCGQETLVYQEGCLICTNCGASRCG; from the coding sequence ATGGAAACCAAACAAACTTACTCATTTGATGAAGCTTTTCAAGCATCTTTAGCTTATTTCGGTGGAGACGAACTTGCTGCTCGTGTGTGGGTCAACAAGTATGCGATGAAGGATAGCTTCGGAAATATCTATGAGAAGTCGCCAGAACAGATGCATTGGCGCATTGCTAACGAGATAGCTCGTATTGAAAACAAATATAAGAACCCTTTGACGGCACAGGAGGTTTTCGACCTCTTGGACCATTTCAGATATATTATTCCTGCTGGTAGTCCGATGACGGGTATTGGTAATAACTATCAGGTGGCATCTCTTTCCAACTGTTTCGTAATCGGTTTGGACGGTAATGCCGATTCTTATGGTGCCATTATGCGTATTGACGAAGAGCAGGTGCAGCTGATGAAGCGTCGTGGTGGAGTAGGACATGACTTGACTCATATCCGTCCGAAAGGCTCACCAGTTAACAACTCAGCCCTGACTTCAACGGGTCTTGTTCCTTTCATGGAGCGTTATTCAAACAGTACTCGTGAGGTAGCGCAGGACGGTCGTCGTGGTGCCTTGATGCTTTCAGTAAGTATTAAACATCCAGATTCAGAGGCGTTTATCGATGCCAAGATGGAAGAAGGTAAGGTGACTGGTGCTAATGTGTCGGTGAAGATTACCGATGAGTTCATGCAGGCAGTCGTTGAGGATAAGACCTACGTACAGCAGTTCCCTACCAATAGCAGCGAACCAAGCGTAACGAAGGAGATTTCTGCTAAGGCATTATGGGAAAAGATAGTACATAACGCATGGAAGAGTGCCGAGCCGGGAGTGCTGTTCTGGGACACAATTATCCGAGAGAGTATTCCTGATTGTTATGCAGACCTTGGTTTCCAGACCGTTTCAACGAACCCATGTGGTGAGATTCCACTCTGTCCATACGATAGTTGTCGACTCCTTTCATTGAATCTCTATTCATACGTTATCGATCCATTCACAGATCATGCACGCTTCGATATGGAATTGTTTAAGCGTCATGCACAGCTCGCACAGCGATTGATGGACGACATCATCGACCTTGAGATGGAGAAAATCGACCTCATCATGTCGAAGATAAAGACCGATCCTCAGGTGGATGAGGTGAAGAGTGCGGAGTATCATCTTTGGGAGAAGATCAAGAAAAAGAGCTGTCAGGGTCGTCGTACAGGTGTGGGAATCACCGCTGAGGGCGATATGATAGCAGCTATGGGCTTGCGTTATGGAACACAGGAAGCAACCGACTTCTCTGTTGATATTCATCGCACATTGGCTCTGAATGCTTATCGTTCATCGGTGACAATGGCACAGGAGCGTGGTGCGTTTGAGATATATGATGCTAAGCGAGAGGAGAAGAATCCGTTTATCCTTCGTTTGAAGGAGGCTGACGGACAGCTCTATGAGGATATGAAGAAGTATGGTCGTAGAAATATTGCCTGTCTGACGATTGCTCCTACGGGTACAACCTCGCTTATGACACAGACGACATCGGGTATTGAACCTGTCTTTATGCCTGTATATAAGCGTCGTCGTAAGGTGAATCCAAACGATACGGATGTACATGTAGACTTCGTTGATGAGGTGGGCGACTCTTTTGAGGAGTACATTGTTTACCACCGTAAGTTCCTGACATGGATGGAGGTGAACGGAATTGATACGAAGAAGAAGTATAGTCAGGAAGAGATTGACGAACTTGTGAAGCGCTCTCCTTATTATAAAGCTACCGCAAACGATGTCGATTGGTTGATGAAGGTGCGTATGCAGGGTGAGATTCAGAAGTGGGTTGACCACTCAATCTCAGTGACTGTGAACCTTCCAAATCAGGTTGATGAGGAGTTAGTGAATAAACTCTATGTTGAGGCATGGCGTAGTGGTTGCAAGGGTTGTACTATCTATCGTGACGGAAGTCGCTCAGGTGTGATGATTTCGGTATCGAAGAAGGACAAGACAAAGGACGAAAAGCCTGTCGATGAGGAGAAGGTAAAAGACCTTAACTCAGCTGAGGAACATCATGAGCATATCTGTAATCATCCAAATGTAATTGAAGTTCGTCCAAAAGAATTGGAGTGTGACGTCGTACGCTTCCAAAACAATAAAGAGAAATGGGTGGCTTTCGTTGGTTTGTTAGAGGGTTATCCTTACGAAATCTTTACTGGTTTGCAGGACGATGAGGAGGGTATTGCCCTTCCAAAGAGCGTAACCAAGGGTAAGATTATCAAGCAAACAGCCGAAGACGGCAGTCATCGTTACGACTTCCAGTTTGAGAATAAGCGTGGTTATAAGACTACTGTTGAAGGCTTGTCAGAGAAGTTCAACCCAGAGTATTGGAACTATGCAAAGCTGATTTCAGGTGTATTGCGTTATCGTATGCCAATCGACCACGTCATCAAGCTCGTTGGTTCGCTGCAGTTGAAGAACGAAAGCATCAATACTTGGAAGAATGGTGTTGAACGCGCATTGAAGAAGTATGTTGTTGATGGTACGAGTGCGTCAGGCTTGAAATGTCCAGTCTGTGGCCAAGAGACCCTTGTTTATCAAGAAGGTTGTCTGATTTGTACCAACTGTGGTGCCTCACGTTGTGGCTAA
- a CDS encoding nitroreductase family protein produces MKTIHTRKTIRKYTNKDVSEDLLKTLLEKAERTPTMGNLQLYSVVITRNEEKKAQLAPAHFNQPMVMGAPVVLTFCADFRRTTLWAENRKATPGYDNFLSFLNAATDALLYCQTFCNLAEEEGLGTCFLGTTIYNPKAIIEVLQLPRLVMPVATITLGWPAENPPLTDRLPIDSIIHHETYEDYTPDRIDAFYTPKEQLEENKHFVEINNKETLAQVFTDLRYTKEANEALSKVLINSLKNQGFIKE; encoded by the coding sequence ATGAAAACTATTCATACAAGAAAGACGATAAGAAAATACACCAACAAGGATGTATCGGAGGATTTGTTGAAAACTCTATTAGAGAAGGCTGAACGTACGCCAACAATGGGAAACCTGCAGCTTTACTCGGTTGTCATCACTCGCAACGAGGAAAAGAAGGCGCAATTGGCACCTGCTCATTTCAACCAACCGATGGTCATGGGGGCACCTGTGGTCCTCACCTTCTGCGCAGACTTCCGTCGTACTACGCTCTGGGCGGAGAACCGTAAGGCTACTCCGGGTTACGACAACTTCCTTTCTTTCCTCAATGCTGCCACCGATGCGCTGCTCTATTGTCAGACTTTCTGCAATCTTGCTGAGGAAGAGGGCTTAGGTACTTGTTTCTTAGGTACGACCATTTACAACCCCAAAGCTATCATTGAAGTCCTACAACTGCCTCGCTTAGTGATGCCAGTTGCCACTATCACACTCGGTTGGCCTGCTGAGAATCCACCCCTCACCGACCGCCTTCCTATCGACAGTATCATCCACCACGAGACTTACGAAGACTATACCCCCGACCGTATCGATGCTTTCTATACGCCAAAGGAGCAATTAGAGGAAAACAAACACTTTGTGGAAATCAACAACAAAGAAACCCTCGCACAGGTCTTCACCGACCTCAGATATACAAAAGAGGCGAATGAAGCCCTTTCTAAAGTATTAATAAATTCACTTAAAAATCAAGGATTTATAAAGGAGTAA